One stretch of Segatella copri DNA includes these proteins:
- a CDS encoding DUF2027 domain-containing protein translates to MKKGDKVRFLSEVGGGKVAGFQGKNIVLVEDEDGFEIPMPINEVVVVEQDEYSMGKMISAKMDAQQKAEEHANTELHQDSRSIKAILNDHDEVDMDVEEYDAADREITFVKPVEERTGGNKLSAYLAFVPINIKDVTNTRFETYMVNDSNYYLHYTYLVAEGNAWTLKAEGEIEPNTKLFIEEFGREALNEMEHIAIQMIAYKKDKPFLLKPATDVQFRLDPVKFYKLHLFEENAFFETPAYLLTIVENDEIARPLVIDSKRLKEQMYKDEKVVANTSKKKSKKDDGTLVIDLHADEVLETTAGMNSADILHYQMDIFKKTMEEYKKKKGQKIIFIHGKGEGVLRQTLIHELNYRYKSCTYQDASFQEYGYGATQVTIK, encoded by the coding sequence ATGAAAAAAGGAGATAAAGTCAGATTCTTGAGCGAAGTGGGTGGCGGAAAGGTTGCCGGCTTCCAAGGTAAAAATATTGTGCTCGTTGAGGATGAGGATGGTTTTGAGATTCCGATGCCTATCAACGAGGTGGTTGTGGTGGAGCAGGATGAATACTCCATGGGCAAGATGATTTCGGCTAAGATGGATGCGCAGCAGAAGGCTGAGGAGCATGCCAATACCGAACTGCATCAGGACAGCCGGAGTATCAAGGCCATCTTGAATGATCACGATGAAGTGGATATGGATGTAGAGGAATATGATGCTGCCGACCGTGAGATAACCTTTGTGAAACCGGTTGAGGAACGTACGGGTGGCAACAAACTCAGTGCTTATCTCGCCTTTGTACCTATCAACATCAAGGACGTAACCAATACCCGTTTCGAGACCTATATGGTGAATGACAGCAACTACTATCTCCACTATACCTATCTCGTGGCTGAGGGAAATGCATGGACTCTGAAAGCAGAGGGAGAAATAGAACCGAACACCAAACTCTTCATCGAGGAATTCGGTCGTGAGGCTCTGAACGAGATGGAGCATATCGCCATCCAGATGATAGCTTACAAGAAGGACAAGCCATTTCTCCTGAAGCCGGCAACAGATGTTCAGTTCCGTCTCGATCCCGTGAAATTCTACAAACTTCATCTTTTCGAGGAGAACGCTTTCTTCGAGACTCCAGCCTATCTCTTAACGATTGTAGAGAACGATGAAATAGCCCGTCCGCTGGTTATCGATTCCAAGCGTCTGAAAGAGCAGATGTATAAGGATGAGAAGGTTGTCGCCAACACCAGCAAGAAGAAGAGCAAGAAGGATGATGGTACCCTTGTGATAGATCTTCATGCGGATGAAGTGCTTGAAACAACTGCTGGAATGAATTCTGCCGATATTCTTCATTATCAGATGGATATCTTCAAGAAGACCATGGAGGAATATAAGAAAAAGAAGGGACAGAAAATTATCTTTATTCATGGAAAGGGCGAAGGTGTGTTGCGCCAGACGCTCATTCATGAGTTGAACTATCGCTATAAGAGTTGCACCTATCAGGATGCTTCTTTCCAGGAGTATGGCTATGGTGCTACACAGGTAACAATAAAGTAA
- a CDS encoding NAD(+) synthase has protein sequence MKYGFIKVASAIPAVKVGDVIFNTQQIEEQIALAEGKGVEIITFPELSITGYSCQDLFRQQMLLESSEQAVMMLLDFTRKLDVISIVGAPVIAGDLLLNCGIVIQHGQILGIVPKTYLPNYSEFYEKRWFASAQDLRDCEVRYAGHKVKLTPDVQIFQTFDGVQFGVEICEDVWAPAPPSNKLALAGADLIFNLSASDELIGKHHYLKSLLSQQSARTMTGYIYSSCGFGESTQDVVYGGNALIYENGVLLSQSERFSIEPQMVISQIDVEKLRSERRTNSTYVNAQRNIKYSVLGGQFNIRNIEAEPTENERDFVLEREVNPHPFIPTSSDMNASCEEIFNIQLMGLAKRIVHTHAKTVVIGISGGLDSTLALLVCVKAFDKLKMNRKGIVGVTMPGFGTTDRTYNNAISLMQSLGITIKEISIAKAVTQHFEDIGQDASVHDVTYENSQARERTQILMDLANKMGGMVIGTGDLSELALGWATYNGDHMSMYGVNASIPKTLIRHLVNHVAESGVDEQSRITLRDIIDTPISPELIPADENGNIKQKTEDLVGPYELHDFFLYYFLRFGFRPSKIYMLAKKAFVDSELERVKISDNDPDSYDEETIKKWLKTFVRRFFNQQFKRSCLPDGPKVGSVSLSPRGDWRMPSDAASAIWLQEAENL, from the coding sequence ATGAAGTACGGATTTATTAAGGTAGCTAGTGCCATCCCTGCCGTAAAGGTGGGTGATGTCATTTTCAATACCCAGCAGATAGAGGAACAGATAGCGCTGGCTGAGGGAAAGGGTGTAGAGATCATTACATTTCCGGAACTCTCTATTACGGGCTATTCCTGTCAGGATCTCTTCCGTCAGCAGATGCTTCTCGAATCATCTGAGCAGGCGGTGATGATGTTGCTTGATTTCACCCGCAAACTCGATGTCATCTCTATCGTAGGTGCGCCGGTGATAGCGGGCGACTTGTTGCTCAATTGTGGTATCGTTATCCAGCATGGACAGATTCTCGGTATTGTACCGAAGACATATCTTCCAAACTACAGCGAGTTTTATGAGAAACGCTGGTTTGCCTCGGCTCAGGACCTGAGAGATTGCGAAGTCCGTTATGCCGGACATAAGGTGAAACTGACGCCTGATGTTCAGATTTTTCAAACTTTCGATGGCGTACAGTTTGGTGTGGAAATCTGCGAAGATGTATGGGCTCCGGCTCCTCCTAGCAACAAACTGGCGCTAGCAGGAGCAGACTTGATTTTCAATCTTTCTGCAAGCGACGAACTCATCGGAAAACATCATTATCTGAAGAGTCTGCTCAGCCAGCAGAGTGCCCGTACCATGACCGGATATATCTACAGTTCCTGCGGTTTCGGTGAGAGTACGCAGGATGTGGTTTATGGTGGAAATGCCCTGATTTATGAGAATGGAGTTTTACTTTCACAGAGTGAACGTTTCTCTATTGAACCGCAGATGGTTATCTCACAGATAGATGTAGAGAAACTCCGCTCTGAGCGTCGTACGAATTCTACTTATGTTAATGCCCAGCGCAACATTAAATATTCTGTTCTCGGCGGTCAGTTCAATATCCGTAATATCGAAGCAGAACCAACCGAGAATGAACGCGATTTTGTGTTGGAGCGTGAGGTGAATCCTCATCCGTTTATTCCTACCAGCAGCGATATGAATGCCTCCTGCGAGGAAATTTTCAATATCCAACTCATGGGACTAGCCAAGCGTATCGTTCATACCCATGCCAAGACCGTTGTAATCGGTATTAGCGGCGGTTTGGATTCTACGTTGGCCTTACTCGTTTGTGTAAAAGCTTTTGATAAACTCAAAATGAACCGAAAGGGTATCGTAGGTGTCACTATGCCGGGATTCGGAACCACAGACAGAACCTACAATAATGCTATTTCGCTGATGCAGAGTCTTGGTATTACCATTAAGGAAATCAGCATCGCCAAGGCTGTAACCCAGCACTTTGAGGACATCGGTCAGGATGCCAGTGTGCATGATGTGACTTACGAGAATTCCCAGGCTCGTGAACGTACCCAGATCCTGATGGATTTAGCCAATAAGATGGGTGGTATGGTTATCGGTACCGGCGACCTTTCAGAGTTGGCATTAGGATGGGCTACCTATAATGGTGACCACATGAGCATGTATGGCGTGAATGCCAGCATTCCTAAAACCCTGATCCGACATCTCGTAAATCATGTAGCAGAGAGTGGGGTAGACGAACAGAGCCGCATCACTCTTCGTGATATCATCGATACGCCTATCAGTCCAGAGTTGATTCCGGCAGATGAGAATGGAAATATCAAGCAGAAGACGGAAGATTTGGTGGGACCATACGAACTGCATGATTTCTTCCTCTACTATTTCCTGCGTTTCGGTTTCCGTCCTTCCAAGATTTACATGTTGGCAAAGAAGGCATTTGTTGATTCCGAACTGGAGCGTGTAAAGATCAGTGATAATGATCCTGACAGCTATGATGAGGAAACCATTAAGAAGTGGCTGAAGACCTTCGTGCGCCGTTTCTTCAATCAGCAGTTCAAGCGCAGTTGTCTGCCAGATGGCCCGAAAGTAGGTAGCGTAAGCCTCAGCCCTCGTGGCGACTGGCGTATGCCTAGTGATGCAGCTTCAGCCATCTGGTTGCAAGAGGCTGAAAACCTCTGA